One region of Roseicitreum antarcticum genomic DNA includes:
- a CDS encoding adenylate kinase: MTETQTRPAVLILLGPPGAGKGTQARMLEESFGLVQLSTGDLLRAAVAAGTDAGRAAKAAMDSGGLVSDDIVLAILRDRIAEPDTAKGVILDGFPRTEVQAKALDGLLAEQGMAISAAVSLEVDDAAMVARVAGRYTCAKCGEGYHDTFKKPTVAGVCDKCGSTQFKRRADDNAETVGARLQAYHAQTAPLIAYYDQAGVLSRVNAMGEISQVAAELGKIAQAATA; the protein is encoded by the coding sequence ATGACCGAGACACAGACCCGCCCCGCAGTACTTATACTGCTTGGCCCTCCGGGGGCCGGCAAGGGCACACAGGCACGGATGCTGGAGGAGAGCTTCGGTCTGGTACAACTGTCAACGGGTGATCTGTTGCGCGCCGCCGTCGCGGCGGGGACTGACGCAGGCCGCGCGGCAAAGGCGGCGATGGACAGTGGTGGGCTGGTCAGCGATGACATCGTGCTGGCAATCTTGCGCGACCGGATCGCCGAGCCTGACACGGCCAAGGGCGTGATCCTGGACGGCTTCCCCCGCACCGAGGTGCAGGCGAAGGCCCTCGATGGCCTGCTGGCCGAACAGGGCATGGCGATTTCCGCCGCCGTCAGCCTGGAGGTGGATGACGCCGCAATGGTTGCGCGTGTGGCCGGCCGCTATACCTGCGCGAAATGCGGCGAAGGGTATCACGACACGTTCAAGAAACCCACGGTGGCGGGCGTCTGTGACAAATGCGGCAGCACCCAGTTCAAGCGTCGCGCGGATGACAATGCCGAAACCGTCGGCGCACGGCTTCAGGCCTATCATGCCCAGACCGCACCGCTGATCGCCTATTACGATCAGGCGGGCGTGCTGTCGCGCGTCAATGCGATGGGCGAAATCAGCCAGGTCGCCGCCGAACTGGGCAAGATCGCGCAGGCCGCGACAGCCTGA
- a CDS encoding DUF4212 domain-containing protein, producing the protein MSDDKSAGAYWAANVKIILISLVIWATVSFGFGILLRPLLSGIAIGGTDLGFWFAQQGAILVFIVLIFYYTWYMNRLDREYGVDEQ; encoded by the coding sequence ATGTCAGACGATAAATCTGCCGGCGCCTACTGGGCGGCGAACGTCAAAATTATTCTGATCTCACTGGTGATCTGGGCGACTGTGTCGTTCGGATTCGGTATTTTGCTGCGTCCCTTGTTGTCGGGGATCGCGATCGGCGGCACCGACCTTGGGTTCTGGTTCGCGCAACAGGGCGCCATCTTGGTCTTCATTGTGCTGATTTTCTACTACACCTGGTACATGAACCGTCTCGACCGTGAATACGGCGTAGACGAGCAATAG
- the acs gene encoding acetate--CoA ligase has protein sequence MSNVAQADIYTAPEDFVAKAHIDAAGYASMYEASVADPAAYWAEQAQRVDWIKPFTKVKDASFELGNVSIKWFEDGTLNVAANCVDRHLEIRGDQTAIIWEPDSPDTPAKHITYRVLHENVCRMANVLKAQGVTKGDRVVLYLPMIPEAAYAMLACARLGAIHSIVFAGFSPDALADRINGCGAKVVITSDEAPRGGRKTALKSNTDQALNHCDDHVKCLVVKHTGGQTTWVAGRDIDLNAEMANAGTDCPAVEVGAEDPLFILYTSGSTGKPKGVVHTSGGYLVYAAMTHLYTFDYHDGDVFWCTADVGWVTGHSYIIYGPLANGATTVMFEGVPTYPDAGRFWEVCAKHKVNQFYTAPTAIRALMGKGAEWVEKHDLSSLRLLGSVGEPINPEAWNWYNEHVGKGRCPIVDTFWQTETGGHLITPLPGAIPQKPGSATKPFFGVTPVILDPNTAEVQSETKAEGVLCIKDSWPGQMRTLWGDHERFEEAYFTQYPGYYFTGDGCRRDDDGYYWITGRVDDVINVSGHRMGTAEVESALVAHARVAEAAVVGYPHDIKGQGIYAYVTLMNDTQPSEELRKELVKWVRSEIGPIASPDLIQWAPGLPKTRSGKIMRRILRKIAENDYAALGDTSTLADPSVVDDLIENRMNRA, from the coding sequence ATGTCAAACGTTGCGCAGGCAGATATCTATACCGCCCCCGAAGATTTCGTTGCCAAGGCGCATATTGATGCTGCGGGCTACGCCTCGATGTATGAGGCCTCGGTCGCTGATCCGGCGGCTTACTGGGCCGAGCAGGCGCAGCGGGTGGACTGGATCAAGCCGTTCACCAAGGTGAAGGATGCCAGTTTTGAACTGGGCAATGTCTCCATCAAATGGTTCGAGGATGGCACGCTGAACGTGGCGGCCAATTGTGTCGACCGGCATCTGGAAATCCGGGGCGATCAGACCGCGATCATCTGGGAACCCGACAGCCCCGACACGCCCGCCAAGCATATCACCTACCGCGTGTTGCATGAAAACGTTTGCCGTATGGCGAATGTGCTGAAGGCGCAGGGCGTGACCAAGGGCGACCGCGTTGTGCTCTATCTGCCGATGATCCCCGAGGCGGCTTATGCCATGCTGGCCTGCGCGCGTTTGGGGGCGATTCACTCGATCGTTTTCGCGGGATTTTCGCCCGATGCGCTGGCCGACCGGATCAACGGTTGTGGCGCGAAAGTGGTGATTACCAGCGACGAGGCACCGCGCGGCGGGCGCAAGACCGCGCTGAAATCCAACACCGATCAGGCGCTGAACCATTGCGACGACCATGTGAAATGTCTGGTGGTGAAACATACCGGCGGGCAGACCACCTGGGTTGCGGGGCGGGACATCGACCTGAACGCTGAAATGGCCAATGCGGGCACCGATTGCCCGGCAGTCGAAGTTGGGGCGGAAGACCCGCTGTTCATCCTCTATACCTCGGGGTCGACCGGCAAGCCGAAGGGGGTCGTGCACACTTCGGGCGGGTATCTGGTCTATGCGGCGATGACGCATCTTTACACGTTCGACTATCACGACGGTGACGTGTTCTGGTGCACCGCCGATGTCGGCTGGGTGACCGGGCACAGCTATATCATCTATGGGCCGCTGGCCAATGGCGCGACCACGGTGATGTTCGAGGGCGTGCCGACCTACCCCGATGCGGGCCGGTTCTGGGAAGTTTGCGCCAAGCACAAGGTCAACCAGTTCTACACGGCCCCTACCGCCATTCGTGCGCTGATGGGCAAGGGGGCGGAATGGGTCGAGAAGCACGACCTGTCGTCGCTGCGGCTGCTGGGCTCGGTCGGTGAACCGATCAACCCCGAGGCGTGGAACTGGTACAACGAACATGTCGGCAAGGGCCGTTGCCCGATTGTCGATACCTTCTGGCAGACCGAAACCGGCGGGCACCTGATCACGCCGTTGCCCGGTGCGATCCCGCAAAAGCCCGGGTCGGCTACCAAGCCGTTCTTCGGGGTCACGCCCGTCATTCTGGATCCCAACACCGCCGAAGTACAGTCCGAGACCAAGGCCGAGGGTGTTTTGTGCATCAAGGACAGCTGGCCGGGGCAGATGCGCACCCTGTGGGGTGATCATGAGCGGTTTGAGGAAGCCTATTTCACACAATACCCGGGGTATTATTTCACCGGCGACGGCTGCCGCCGTGATGATGACGGCTATTACTGGATCACGGGGCGGGTGGATGACGTCATCAACGTCTCGGGGCACCGCATGGGCACGGCCGAGGTGGAATCGGCGCTGGTCGCGCATGCCCGCGTCGCCGAGGCCGCAGTCGTGGGATATCCCCATGATATCAAGGGGCAGGGGATCTATGCCTATGTCACGCTGATGAACGACACCCAACCGTCGGAAGAGCTGCGCAAGGAGTTGGTGAAATGGGTGCGCAGCGAGATCGGGCCGATTGCCAGCCCCGATCTGATCCAATGGGCGCCGGGATTGCCGAAAACCCGGTCAGGAAAGATTATGCGCCGCATCTTGCGCAAGATTGCCGAAAACGACTACGCAGCACTGGGTGATACCTCGACCCTGGCTGATCCTTCGGTCGTGGATGACCTTATCGAAAACCGTATGAACCGGGCTTGA